In Hemicordylus capensis ecotype Gifberg chromosome 3, rHemCap1.1.pri, whole genome shotgun sequence, one DNA window encodes the following:
- the LOC128348931 gene encoding toll-like receptor 7 isoform X2, translated as MKEEKRYVCLPLGIRAIHPWSTSRLLFFILSLFPKMMSAIQFPKTLPCDVHNVSGTYITVDCTDRRLTKFPEGIPSSVTNLTLSINHIPGIDQIFFEHLENLLEIDFRCNCVPAMLGPKDHVCNRSLQIKTDSFAKLTKLESLYLDGNQLSEVPRGLPPKLRLLSLEANNISSVKKDNFSELKNLEHLFLGQNCYYRNPCNHSFKIEGAAFQNLRNLTVLSLKANNLSEVPQNLPSSLKELYLYNNLIQNVSEHDLSNLHNLEILDLSGNCPRCHNTPYTCTECPNKRITIHPKAFDSLKQLKTLRLHSTSLDSVDPNWFKNTVYLEVLDLSQNYLAKEIEHAQFLKFLPNLVELDWSFNFALREYPSYMSLSDTFSYLVNLEILRIRGYVFQDLEKHTLHKLIPLKKLRLLDFGTNFIRNVDLSMFKKFHALKTINLSFNKISPLSNESSNIFYSVPRSSGTDSVLDQSNSIMLQDMTYFRYDEYGRSCKSKEVEAARSLPFATEPCSKYGKMLDLSRNNMFFINPTDFKQLSFLKCINLSGNAMSQTLNGTEFHSLPNLKYLDFSKNRLDLLYPTAFKELKKLEVLDLSDNSYYFQAEGITHMLGFTRNLHSLKTLIMNGNEISMSTDKGMASTSLQTLEFKKNHLDVLWKDGNTEYYSFFKNLSSLKHLDISDNSLTFLPPGVFDGLPETLKELRLADNKLKSFNWGKLQVLVHLEVLDLRNNQLSTVPRELSNCSRTLRNLTLQNNRIKKLTDHFLQNASNLKYLDLSFNKIKTLKNSSFPKDILNNLTTLLLHGNPFKCNCDMVWFVWWVNQTNVTIPFLATDVTCVGPGAWRGKSVVLLDLDTCELDLSQILYLLSVSVILFLMITTVTSYLYFWDVWYIYHFFTAKLKGYKPLFSSEVVYDAFVAYDKKDPAVAEWVQEELIEKLEDEKEKPFNLCLEERDWIPGQPVLDNLSESIQGSRKTIFVLTNRYIASGNFMTAFYMAHQRLMEEKIDVIILIFLEKVLQKSRYLRLRKRLCSNSVLEWPTNPQAQCYFWQCLKNTLTTNNNMSYNKFFKEKV; from the exons ATGAAGGAAGAGAAGAGATACGTGTGCCTACCTTTGGGCATCAGG GCAATTCATCCTTGGAGCACAAGTAGATTGCTTTTCTTCATACTCTCCCTGTTTCCAAAGATGATGTCAGCCATACAGTTTCCTAAAACCTTGCCCTGTGATGTGCATAATGTCTCAGGTACTTATATAACAGTGGATTGCACTGACCGTCGTCTCACAAAATTCCCAGAAGGAATTCCTAGCAGTGTTACCAACCTGACACTTTCCATTAATCACATCCCAGGGATTGACCAGATTTTCTTTGAGCATCTTGAGAACCTTCTGGAGATTGATTTCAGGTGCAATTGTGTACCTGCCATGTTGGGGCCTAAGGATCATGTGTGCAACAGGAGTCTGCAGATCAAAACAGACAGTTTTGCCAAACTCACCAAGTTGGAATCATTGTATTTGGATGGAAATCAGCTTTCAGAGGTTCCACGGGGTCTACCTCCTAAGTTACGTCTTCTAAGTCTTGAAGCAAACAACATTTCTTCTGTCAAGAAAGATAATTTTTCAGAACTTAAGAACCTAGAACATCTTTTCCTAGGGCAGAACTGCTATTATCGCAACCCCTGCAATCACTCCTTTAAAATTGAGGGAGCAGCCTTCCAGAACTTAAGGAACTTAACAGTGTTGTCCTTGAAAGCTAATAACTTATCAGAAGTCCCACAGAATCTGCCATCCAGTTTAAAGGAACTGTATCTTTATAACAACTTGATTCAAAATGTCAGTGAACATGATTTAAGCAACCTTCATAATTTGGAAATTCTTGACTTAAGTGGCAACTGCCCTCGCTGTCACAATACTCCATATACTTGTACAGAATGCCCCAACAAAAGGATTACAATCCACCCTAAGGCCTTTGATTCCTTGAAGCAATTAAAAACTCTGCGGCTACACAGCACCTCCCTTGACTCAGTGGATCCTAACTGGTTTAAGAATACGGTGTATCTTGAAGTGCTTGATCTTTCACAAAATTATTTAGCTAAGGAAATTGAGCATGCTCAATTTCTAAAGTTCCTTCCCAACCTTGTGGAGCTGGACTGGTCTTTCAATTTTGCACTGCGTGAATATCCTTCATATATGAGTCTATCGGATACATTTTCTTATCTTGTTAATCTGGAAATTTTAAGGATCAGAGGCTATGTTTTCCAGGACCTGGAAAAGCACACTCTACATAAGTTAATTCCTCTTAAAAAGCTTCGTTTGCTTGACTTTGGAACTAATTTTATCAGGAATGTGGACTTGAGTATGTTTAAAAAATTCCATGCTCTGAAAACCATAAACCTTTCCTTCAATAAAATATCCCCTCTTTCAAATGAATCCAGTAATATATTTTACTCTGTTCCCAGGTCTTCAGGAACAGACTCAGTACTGGATCAAAGTAACAGCATTATGTTGCAAGATATGACTTATTTCAGATACGATGAATATGGACGAAGTTGCAAATCTAAAGAAGTAGAGGCTGCTCGTTCCTTGCCTTTTGCCACTGAGCCTTGTAGCAAATACGGTAAAATGCTAGATTTAAGCAGAAACAACATGTTTTTTATCAACCCCACTGATTTCAAGCAACTCAGTTTTCTTAAGTGCATTAATTTGTCAGGAAATGCTATGAGCCAAACTTTAAATGGAACTGAATTCCACTCTTTGCCTAACTTAAAATACCTGGATTTTTCAAAAAATCGTCTTGATTTACTATATCCAACTGCCTTTAAAGAGCTGAAAAAATTGGAAGTTCTAGACCTTAGTGATAACAGCTATTATTTCCAGGCTGAAGGGATCACTCACATGTTGGGTTTTACCAGAAATTTGCATTCTTTGAAGACATTGATCATGAACGGGAATGAGATTTCTATGTCCACTGATAAAGGAATGGCAAGTACATCACTCCAAACATTGGAATTTAAAAAGAATCACTTAGATGTGCTATGGAAAGATGGAAATACTGAATACTATTCATTCTTCAAGAACCTAAGCAGCCTAAAGCACCTTGACATTTCTGACAATTCTCTGACTTTTTTACCTCCTGGTGTGTTTGATGGCCTGCCTGAAACCCTTAAGGAGCTCAGGCTGGCCGACAACAAACTGAAGTCTTTTAACTGGGGGAAACTTCAGGTTCTGGTGCATTTGGAGGTCTTGGATCTTAGAAATAACCAGCTGAGTACAGTCCCCCGTGAGTTGTCAAACTGCTCTAGGACACTTCGAAACCTCACACTGCAAAACAACAGAATCAAAAAGCTGACAGATCATTTTCTTCAAAATGCTTCTAATCTAAAATATTTAGATCTCAGTTTTAATAAGATCAAAACGCTTAAGAATTCTAGCTTTCCAAAGGACATTCTCAACAATCTGACAACATTGCTTTTACATGGCAATCCTTTTAAATGTAATTGTGATATGGTGTGGTTTGTCTGGTGGGTCAACCAGACTAATGTGACTATTCCTTTCCTGGCAACAGACGTAACTTGTGTGGGTCCAGGTGCCTGGAGAGGTAAAAGCGTGGTCTTGTTGGATTTGGACACCTGTGAGCTGGACTTATCCCAGATCCTATACTTATTGTCAGTCTCAGTAATTCTGTTTCTAATGATTACTACAGTTACAAGCTACCTGTATTTCTGGGATGTGTGGTATATCTACCACTTCTTCACTGCCAAGTTAAAAGGGTATAAACCCCTATTTTCATCTGAAGTTGTGTATGATGCTTTTGTTGCCTATGATAAGAAAGATCCAGCAGTCGCTGAATGGGTCCAGGAAGAATTAATCGAAAAACTGGAAGATGAGAAAGAGAAACCATTCAATTTATGTTTGGAGGAAAGAGACTGGATACCAGGACAGCCAGTTTTGGATAACCTTTCTGAGAGTATACAAGGGAGCAGAAAAACTATATTTGTGCTGACAAATAGGTACATCGCAAGTGGCAACTTTATGACAGCCTTTTATATGGCACACCAGCGTCTTATGGAGGAAAAAATAGATGTAATCATACTTATATTTCTTGAAAAGGTTCTGCAAAAATCAAGGTATCTCCGCCTCCGGAAGAGACTGTGCAGTAACTCTGTCCTCGAATGGCCAACTAACCCACAGGCTCAGTGTTATTTCTGGCAGTGTCTGAAAAATACACTCACAACCAACAATAACATGAGCTATAAcaagttttttaaagaaaaagtatAG
- the LOC128348931 gene encoding toll-like receptor 7 isoform X1 translates to MFSRWLLIEKNCLIFYTMKEEKRYVCLPLGIRAIHPWSTSRLLFFILSLFPKMMSAIQFPKTLPCDVHNVSGTYITVDCTDRRLTKFPEGIPSSVTNLTLSINHIPGIDQIFFEHLENLLEIDFRCNCVPAMLGPKDHVCNRSLQIKTDSFAKLTKLESLYLDGNQLSEVPRGLPPKLRLLSLEANNISSVKKDNFSELKNLEHLFLGQNCYYRNPCNHSFKIEGAAFQNLRNLTVLSLKANNLSEVPQNLPSSLKELYLYNNLIQNVSEHDLSNLHNLEILDLSGNCPRCHNTPYTCTECPNKRITIHPKAFDSLKQLKTLRLHSTSLDSVDPNWFKNTVYLEVLDLSQNYLAKEIEHAQFLKFLPNLVELDWSFNFALREYPSYMSLSDTFSYLVNLEILRIRGYVFQDLEKHTLHKLIPLKKLRLLDFGTNFIRNVDLSMFKKFHALKTINLSFNKISPLSNESSNIFYSVPRSSGTDSVLDQSNSIMLQDMTYFRYDEYGRSCKSKEVEAARSLPFATEPCSKYGKMLDLSRNNMFFINPTDFKQLSFLKCINLSGNAMSQTLNGTEFHSLPNLKYLDFSKNRLDLLYPTAFKELKKLEVLDLSDNSYYFQAEGITHMLGFTRNLHSLKTLIMNGNEISMSTDKGMASTSLQTLEFKKNHLDVLWKDGNTEYYSFFKNLSSLKHLDISDNSLTFLPPGVFDGLPETLKELRLADNKLKSFNWGKLQVLVHLEVLDLRNNQLSTVPRELSNCSRTLRNLTLQNNRIKKLTDHFLQNASNLKYLDLSFNKIKTLKNSSFPKDILNNLTTLLLHGNPFKCNCDMVWFVWWVNQTNVTIPFLATDVTCVGPGAWRGKSVVLLDLDTCELDLSQILYLLSVSVILFLMITTVTSYLYFWDVWYIYHFFTAKLKGYKPLFSSEVVYDAFVAYDKKDPAVAEWVQEELIEKLEDEKEKPFNLCLEERDWIPGQPVLDNLSESIQGSRKTIFVLTNRYIASGNFMTAFYMAHQRLMEEKIDVIILIFLEKVLQKSRYLRLRKRLCSNSVLEWPTNPQAQCYFWQCLKNTLTTNNNMSYNKFFKEKV, encoded by the exons tttaGCAGGTggcttttaattgaaaaaaaCTGTTTGATTTTCTACACGATGAAGGAAGAGAAGAGATACGTGTGCCTACCTTTGGGCATCAGG GCAATTCATCCTTGGAGCACAAGTAGATTGCTTTTCTTCATACTCTCCCTGTTTCCAAAGATGATGTCAGCCATACAGTTTCCTAAAACCTTGCCCTGTGATGTGCATAATGTCTCAGGTACTTATATAACAGTGGATTGCACTGACCGTCGTCTCACAAAATTCCCAGAAGGAATTCCTAGCAGTGTTACCAACCTGACACTTTCCATTAATCACATCCCAGGGATTGACCAGATTTTCTTTGAGCATCTTGAGAACCTTCTGGAGATTGATTTCAGGTGCAATTGTGTACCTGCCATGTTGGGGCCTAAGGATCATGTGTGCAACAGGAGTCTGCAGATCAAAACAGACAGTTTTGCCAAACTCACCAAGTTGGAATCATTGTATTTGGATGGAAATCAGCTTTCAGAGGTTCCACGGGGTCTACCTCCTAAGTTACGTCTTCTAAGTCTTGAAGCAAACAACATTTCTTCTGTCAAGAAAGATAATTTTTCAGAACTTAAGAACCTAGAACATCTTTTCCTAGGGCAGAACTGCTATTATCGCAACCCCTGCAATCACTCCTTTAAAATTGAGGGAGCAGCCTTCCAGAACTTAAGGAACTTAACAGTGTTGTCCTTGAAAGCTAATAACTTATCAGAAGTCCCACAGAATCTGCCATCCAGTTTAAAGGAACTGTATCTTTATAACAACTTGATTCAAAATGTCAGTGAACATGATTTAAGCAACCTTCATAATTTGGAAATTCTTGACTTAAGTGGCAACTGCCCTCGCTGTCACAATACTCCATATACTTGTACAGAATGCCCCAACAAAAGGATTACAATCCACCCTAAGGCCTTTGATTCCTTGAAGCAATTAAAAACTCTGCGGCTACACAGCACCTCCCTTGACTCAGTGGATCCTAACTGGTTTAAGAATACGGTGTATCTTGAAGTGCTTGATCTTTCACAAAATTATTTAGCTAAGGAAATTGAGCATGCTCAATTTCTAAAGTTCCTTCCCAACCTTGTGGAGCTGGACTGGTCTTTCAATTTTGCACTGCGTGAATATCCTTCATATATGAGTCTATCGGATACATTTTCTTATCTTGTTAATCTGGAAATTTTAAGGATCAGAGGCTATGTTTTCCAGGACCTGGAAAAGCACACTCTACATAAGTTAATTCCTCTTAAAAAGCTTCGTTTGCTTGACTTTGGAACTAATTTTATCAGGAATGTGGACTTGAGTATGTTTAAAAAATTCCATGCTCTGAAAACCATAAACCTTTCCTTCAATAAAATATCCCCTCTTTCAAATGAATCCAGTAATATATTTTACTCTGTTCCCAGGTCTTCAGGAACAGACTCAGTACTGGATCAAAGTAACAGCATTATGTTGCAAGATATGACTTATTTCAGATACGATGAATATGGACGAAGTTGCAAATCTAAAGAAGTAGAGGCTGCTCGTTCCTTGCCTTTTGCCACTGAGCCTTGTAGCAAATACGGTAAAATGCTAGATTTAAGCAGAAACAACATGTTTTTTATCAACCCCACTGATTTCAAGCAACTCAGTTTTCTTAAGTGCATTAATTTGTCAGGAAATGCTATGAGCCAAACTTTAAATGGAACTGAATTCCACTCTTTGCCTAACTTAAAATACCTGGATTTTTCAAAAAATCGTCTTGATTTACTATATCCAACTGCCTTTAAAGAGCTGAAAAAATTGGAAGTTCTAGACCTTAGTGATAACAGCTATTATTTCCAGGCTGAAGGGATCACTCACATGTTGGGTTTTACCAGAAATTTGCATTCTTTGAAGACATTGATCATGAACGGGAATGAGATTTCTATGTCCACTGATAAAGGAATGGCAAGTACATCACTCCAAACATTGGAATTTAAAAAGAATCACTTAGATGTGCTATGGAAAGATGGAAATACTGAATACTATTCATTCTTCAAGAACCTAAGCAGCCTAAAGCACCTTGACATTTCTGACAATTCTCTGACTTTTTTACCTCCTGGTGTGTTTGATGGCCTGCCTGAAACCCTTAAGGAGCTCAGGCTGGCCGACAACAAACTGAAGTCTTTTAACTGGGGGAAACTTCAGGTTCTGGTGCATTTGGAGGTCTTGGATCTTAGAAATAACCAGCTGAGTACAGTCCCCCGTGAGTTGTCAAACTGCTCTAGGACACTTCGAAACCTCACACTGCAAAACAACAGAATCAAAAAGCTGACAGATCATTTTCTTCAAAATGCTTCTAATCTAAAATATTTAGATCTCAGTTTTAATAAGATCAAAACGCTTAAGAATTCTAGCTTTCCAAAGGACATTCTCAACAATCTGACAACATTGCTTTTACATGGCAATCCTTTTAAATGTAATTGTGATATGGTGTGGTTTGTCTGGTGGGTCAACCAGACTAATGTGACTATTCCTTTCCTGGCAACAGACGTAACTTGTGTGGGTCCAGGTGCCTGGAGAGGTAAAAGCGTGGTCTTGTTGGATTTGGACACCTGTGAGCTGGACTTATCCCAGATCCTATACTTATTGTCAGTCTCAGTAATTCTGTTTCTAATGATTACTACAGTTACAAGCTACCTGTATTTCTGGGATGTGTGGTATATCTACCACTTCTTCACTGCCAAGTTAAAAGGGTATAAACCCCTATTTTCATCTGAAGTTGTGTATGATGCTTTTGTTGCCTATGATAAGAAAGATCCAGCAGTCGCTGAATGGGTCCAGGAAGAATTAATCGAAAAACTGGAAGATGAGAAAGAGAAACCATTCAATTTATGTTTGGAGGAAAGAGACTGGATACCAGGACAGCCAGTTTTGGATAACCTTTCTGAGAGTATACAAGGGAGCAGAAAAACTATATTTGTGCTGACAAATAGGTACATCGCAAGTGGCAACTTTATGACAGCCTTTTATATGGCACACCAGCGTCTTATGGAGGAAAAAATAGATGTAATCATACTTATATTTCTTGAAAAGGTTCTGCAAAAATCAAGGTATCTCCGCCTCCGGAAGAGACTGTGCAGTAACTCTGTCCTCGAATGGCCAACTAACCCACAGGCTCAGTGTTATTTCTGGCAGTGTCTGAAAAATACACTCACAACCAACAATAACATGAGCTATAAcaagttttttaaagaaaaagtatAG